One Paenibacillus riograndensis SBR5 DNA segment encodes these proteins:
- a CDS encoding LacI family DNA-binding transcriptional regulator — protein MRNIKEIAQLSGVSKSTVSRVISGSGYASQEARDKVLKVIQELQYKPNAVARAMVSQRTHNIGVLIYRREYPVASHPFYGKILDAILASASAMNYSVFVTTDHEMSLRSADFMLEKRVDGLILISRLEQNVIDHIGKFGVPYIMVNGSTDVPGVIHIVNRDQDGGLEAARHLSGLGHRRIFMLAGPQSHRSHHLRLEGFRSYMNGQRAEFGGSDIAYLLSSTFEEGYRMMKEHWEHFQSRAYTAVFGTNDMIALGAMKFLMEHSVSVPGQVAVMGFDDNDVASILTPSLTTVRVDTEKMGRLACVMLDKLIRHEPVEETAVELEPQLVIRDSTRRF, from the coding sequence GTGAGAAATATCAAAGAGATTGCGCAGCTGTCTGGTGTATCCAAATCTACAGTTTCCCGGGTAATTTCGGGCAGCGGATATGCAAGCCAGGAAGCAAGAGACAAAGTGCTTAAAGTTATTCAGGAGCTTCAGTACAAACCCAATGCGGTTGCGCGGGCGATGGTTTCGCAGCGGACGCACAATATCGGCGTACTGATCTATCGGCGGGAGTATCCTGTTGCGTCGCATCCCTTTTACGGAAAAATACTGGATGCCATTCTTGCGTCGGCTTCCGCTATGAACTATTCGGTATTTGTGACCACCGATCATGAGATGTCGCTGCGCTCCGCTGATTTTATGCTGGAGAAAAGAGTGGATGGGCTGATCCTGATCAGCCGTCTTGAACAGAATGTGATCGACCACATCGGCAAGTTTGGCGTTCCGTACATCATGGTGAACGGGTCCACGGATGTTCCCGGTGTCATTCATATCGTCAACCGCGACCAGGACGGAGGCCTGGAGGCCGCCCGGCATTTGAGCGGACTCGGGCACCGGCGGATATTCATGCTCGCCGGACCGCAGTCCCACCGGAGCCATCATCTCCGGCTGGAGGGCTTCCGTTCTTATATGAACGGGCAAAGGGCAGAATTTGGCGGATCCGATATTGCTTATCTGCTGTCATCAACCTTTGAGGAGGGCTATCGGATGATGAAAGAGCATTGGGAGCATTTCCAAAGCCGGGCGTACACTGCGGTCTTCGGCACCAACGATATGATCGCACTGGGGGCGATGAAGTTTCTTATGGAGCATTCCGTTAGTGTTCCCGGGCAGGTGGCTGTTATGGGCTTCGATGATAATGATGTTGCATCCATTCTGACACCCTCACTAACTACGGTGAGAGTCGATACGGAGAAGATGGGAAGGCTGGCCTGCGTGATGCTGGACAAGCTGATCCGGCATGAGCCGGTAGAGGAAACAGCGGTCGAGCTGGAACCGCAGCTGGTGATCCGCGACTCCACCCGACGCTTCTAA